The genomic DNA CAGCATGTGCCAGCATGGTCAGCTCATATGTAGACCCCTGTTACCGTGGCCTCTATTACTACAGAGCTGATAGCCCTGCTGGAAAGCTAACCGGCTAACatcagagtggaggagggagactttttcacatcttttcttcctcaagAGGTCATATTCGTGCAGTTACAGAAAACGGGGACATAgtgttccgtaaataaaccttgttgagtgctcttttgattgaaagattCCTATATTAAAGAGTCTGTGCCTCtgcttcacaactttcactgcaggctgagagctcaactattgtactgtagctagtaggagtgcaaactcccaAAAACCAACGGAACCAAAAGAGAGACGCAACTGCACACAaactgcttgttgttgttgacgttactgaacacaatagaaatcgACACGCAGGaagacagacttttttttttctccataaaaGACCTTAAAAAACAAGGTGCGCCTTATACCGTTGCGacttatattccggattttacggtaaatGAAACTCGCCTGCTATTGTTGTGATATGTGGACTGTAAAAAACTCTGCATCTGTGTTTAAGTGCAGCATCAGAGCACAGCTggaaacacagtcacaccacAACGCTCCTAACTAAAAACAATGTAGATGTGATTATCTCCTTGGCAATAAACCTTGATGATTAGAGTGTGCAATTTCGTTAtgttatttgaaacagaagttGTAGGCTACCTGTGTCCTTATTTGATGTAAAAGCAAAATAGAAAATGACATTAATTTATGAGAACAGGAAAGTTAGCTAAAGGAAAACCTAGGTCGGCAACCAGGTTATGAACTGTGAATGTGATTGCTACAACAACAGTagcaattattttttaaagtgtactcccccccccccccccccccccccccccatatacCGCATACCGCGGTAAAATGGCAAGACGGTATGGTATTATGAAAAAACGGATACCGCCCAAGCCTAGTATCCAAGTGTACAATCAGAGTGTAGTGAGTTGGCTAAGGGGACTGTTGCCATCAGCTTTCAACTATGACAAACATTTGTGGCACTTAGAAATGCAGATAGTTTATTGATCTTATATGGCAAACTTTTACGATGTAGTGACACCTGTCTTTAACTGATCATGACCATATTTAAGCTGAAACCCCTTTCCAACCCTTTTCTTTGATAttaatgcaaaatacacttctgaatattgtaaaatgattgtatttctccttttttgtcccttcaggtGCTGACACAACATGGAAACCTGGAACATCTCAGCAAATAGGTGAAAATTCAACTTGCAAGGATAATAAACTATTCCTACATCTGGCTAGAGCTGTGCTCATAATTGCAGATTGAAAAGGGATGCCATCAGCATATGGACAAATTAATTGCATCATGGAAAAGCCGAAATCTGCTGTTGCTTCAGCACAGTTGGTTGGAGAATCAAGTACTTTTATCTGCACCGAGTGTGGTGATGGATTCCGCCAGTACTCTAGTTTGCTGGTGCACATGGCCATTCATGGACCTTTGGAATCATTTTCCTTTGATGGCTCATCCAATGGATTTGAAATTCCTCGAGAATATGTGTTACAAGAAAATGGGACACTGACAGTTGTGAATGGCTTTGTGCAGTCACATTCACCTATAAAACCTTCATCTCCTGGAGTTCTGCCATCGCATTTTCCCTACCCCCCCAAACCAGTGTCTCCAACTCTAAGGCCACAGCCTATTGCTCAAAGAGATGTGATCCGACCAAGACCACCAGACTTGAACATGGACAAATCTCGTCAGGGCCATTACCGCTGTGAAATATGTAGTAGATCATTTAACAGCCTGCAAAGTTTACATCGTCACCAGCAGTATCGAAATACAGAGCTGGGTTACAAGTGTACTTTGTGCTGTAAGATTTTTGAAGGTAGGCAGGACCTGAAGAAACACCTCCACGACCACACCAATGACAGGTTTCACTGCTGTGGTCATTGTGGTAAGCGATTCCTCAAAGTGGATGCATTGAATACTcatcacaaagaaaaacatgccaATACCAAAGCTTCAGCATTAGGTAAATCTGAGAGCAAACAAGGAAACAAGTTGGAGAAATCTTATCCTTGTAGGAAGTGCAAGTTAAGTTTTTTCTGGATGTCAGATTATCAGGCACATTCTCTGTACCACTGCAAAGGAAAAGAGCCTACAGCTACTTTTTCATCTGAAATTGAAGTTCATTCTAAGAACAGAGACACACCACTTGAAAACTGCTACAATGGCAAGTCCATCAACATAAAGAATGGGGATGTTAAAGTCTTTAGGGATACTAGTGAAAAAAATGCCCTTGATCACTCTATCACACCATACAGATGTGGTTTATGTGGGGATCGTTTCCAAAGGTTAACAGCTCTTAAGGAACATCATcgcacacatcaaacacaggaGGAAATAGATCAACTGAGTCAAGAATCACAAAGAACTTTCAAACGGAAAATACCAACAAAAGGCAGGCGTAGAAGATCAAGTAATCCAAATGGAAAATTGCATCCTTGCAAACACTGTCACCGTGTTTTTAATCATTCTAGTAGTCTCTCTCGGCACATGAGATACCACAAGGGTACAATGCACACATGCGTATTTTGTGGTAGACACTTTCCACAGCGCTGCGATTTGAGGCGACATATAGCCATGTACCACAAAGCTGAATTGGAAAAGAAACCTGGtttgaaacagctttatacaaaTCCACAAAATGGGCCTGAGCCAAATTCTCTTAATGGTGAGAAAATCACAAGATCCCCTCAACAGAAAGCTAAGAGTCCCTCTGCTAATGAACAAACTGCATCACAAGAGCAGCATCCATTGGGCAAACCATCTGGCAAAGCAGGTCGTGGTAACTACAAGTGTGAGGAATGTGGAAAGAGGTTTGGGCTGTTATGCGTGTACCAACGTCACTTGCGTTACCACAAAAAGGAACCTTGTAAGTGCCCCAGGTGTCCAGCTCAATTCATGAATTCTTCATCCCTTGAACTTCACCTTCAAAATCACCCAAGCACTGGGGAAGCAAATGCTGTTGGTGAAACATGTCATGGCACTGATTCCAGAGGGGTCCATGCTGTTCTAAAGGGTAACCAAGAGGACATTGAGGATGATATGGATACTACAcaaaatgataaagctaattcaTCTGAGGCCCTTTATGAATGCACTGAGTGCACTGAGACGTTCTTATGCTTGGAGACATTCCTTCAGCACCAAACTTCTCATGGCTCTGAAAACAATGGGTAACTATCGTATCTAACCTGTTACTGCTTTTGCCAACAATCATGTTGAAGAAGATGAGcatttttgattgttttgattGCAAAGATTTTTGTACAACTTCGAAGATTATGATACCATTTGTGATTATGTTGATTCACTactcacatttttttcatttattttattgcatgAGTAAATATTAAGTCGATATAAGAGGAATGATGGATAGGTGGGTAGgtattttaaaatggaaaaaaacaaaagaaaacaacatacaaaTGACAGGAAATCCTATTCTTCTCACACAGGCTACAGTTGGATCTCAAATTTAATgctttgcattgttttttgtatgtttttacattgttttacaTGCTAATgtgattttgaacattttcttcaatATGGGGTCACCTATGTGTATATCTTACTTTTTGAAGAGACAGTATTgtaactgacatgttttgtaATTGTGCCATTAAAAGTAAGTAGAATTTCCATTATTTTCCATCAGTTTTGCTTTGATTAACTTTATGCTATTTGGCAgcaaaaaaacttttaattgaattgaattgggTACTTAAAATGTTTCTTGGGATATTGTTTTTAGTACAATTATGAAACCATATCTGTGATGTTTCAATATTGGTTCTTAAAGCCTTTATTAAAAAGTTCTGTCTGTGGAGACTTTGTATCAGTGAGACAGTGTGACACTCCACAATGTACTGCTATCTAATGCTTCAGGGTGAAAATACTGTTGAATTGAAGCAACGTGTCCTACATGGATGGCTTTGTATGTGTACTCAATGACATggacattcatttaatttatttatttttcatacaggaaaatattaaaagtaacatttcaAAAGTGAGAGTTATACAGTTAAAACTGGTTCACAAGCGTTCATGTTCACCATTCATGTTCTGCagcacataaaaaacaaatatcacaTCAGAAAAAAGACATGACCAATAGAGGACAAAACATCAGACTTAACAGCAACACAGACAATCAAAGGGGCTAAATATCTTGAAATTAACATTAGTTACAGCAGTCATTGCAAGTTTGTCCATTCATTAGGTGGTGTCTATATGCCTGCTTGAAATGCATAACTGAGGTTGTTGTCCTGATACTGTATAATGAGACCTCATTCCAGATTTTATATGAAAGCACGGACTCGGAACATAGCTCTTTTTTGTAAACCAGTACTGGGATTAACGCTTGCGAGAGTGTTCTAATAATGCGTTCCTGACTTGTTTTGGATGTTTGTATAATTCTGAAAAGTCATGGGGTTATAGCAAGAATTAAGCTCGGAAAACAAATTGGTagaaaaaatgttaatgcatTAATTGGTGATATTGAAGAGCCGTCCTCTCTTGTGGCTGTATGGGTTTTCAATCAAAAATGATTCTTGGAAAACCAAAGAAATGTACTGCACTTGCTGCCTTACTGATGCAGACACAGTCATGGTATTTTAGATAGAAAGGATTTTGTTAGCTTAATTCATTCTAGACATGGTTAAGTAGCTGGTGAAGGTATGGTCTTGGGGCCATAGCTGCGTTACTTTAATAATGGATTACTTGACATAGCGGTTCAAGGGGCACATAGGCATACAATTTTTAAATGCTTAGCATTGTAAGTCAGTAAGGCTTTAATGGTGCAGTGTGGGGACTCTTCCAGGAAATTTGGGCATTTGAGCCTAGGACCTTGCTAAACCTTAGGGTAGTGTATTCCCCTGACTAAGATTTGCCATGTTGGTGGTAATAGATGAAGATTCAAGTGGTTACCAACAAAtcaccagattttttttttttttgtttaccagaACAGTGGAGATCCCAGTGGATCTTTatacaaattacattttatatattctgATATCCCCCATTAGCattcatcctgtgtgtgtggacatgaTTTGTGAAGGTCAGTTGAGTAACTTGCCAACATGGGTTCCAAAATAATCAAGCAGTTATTTTTAGTTGTGCTGCTTATGCAGGCAGTTGCACACACTTTGACTTCAGTTAACTACTAGTTCAAATGCCCTGGCTAAAACCAGTAACACTGGTTAACTGCTTACTTAAGTTGGTGTAGAAGACCACGTGCCTCCCTTGATGCAACTGTTACTACTGGATGGTTAAAACTAACCAAGGGACCTGTCTTATGATCTGTCAATCGCATCCAATCACTGTAGTCCAATCACCCCgcaaccaaaacacacaacttgCCAACAAAACGATAAAGATCCCTCTGGTCAGTTGAAAGCAGAGAATATAATGTTGGTCTGAAGCAAACACTCATGGTTAGAGAAACTCAACTCTTCGTCCCCCTTTCCTCTAGTCATTCCTCCTCTACActgttaatcattttttttctttttctttttgcattaaATAACTAATTCATGGGAAACtttcagaaatataaaaacttgGACATCAATTAGCATGGTAAGGGCTCACTTTAAAGGCTGAAACCAGGTTTAAGAaaattttacatgtttttttttagcagttgcCTCTTTTATTGGCTGATCCCCTGGGATCAGTATGAACTGTCAGCAAGGTCCTCAGCTGAATATTCAAGGGTTCATTTGACAAGAGCACTTGGTTTGGTCATGAAAACAATGAAGCAGCACCATTATAGGCTTAATAGGTGGCAATACTGATTAAACACAAGTTGATGAAATTGGTGAACCATGTTCCAAGATGTTGAACCATTCATTCCATTGAAAATTGCCACATCACTCCTCAATCTGGTGCTGTAATAAAtctacataaaaacatgatcatATGGTAACCAATTGGTCCTTGACTGCTGTCAAAGGCAAACTCAGCAAATATCTCCTAACTGATTTGTGTGGGCCTTAAAGCAGTCTGGTGTTTGTACACTCCCTGGCTTTGTTCACGGGCATGAATTAATTCGCCTTTTGCTCAAATGCAAGTCCAAAAATTTCATGGAACTTTCAGGGCAGGATGTCCCTAAGGTCATCCTGTCTTGCCTGGTCACACATACAACTGCACATGCACATATCACTAGACTTTCAACATCCGATGGGGGGGGGCAGGACATGACTTAAAATGGATGGtgtggaaatgtttgatgaagCAAAACAGTATGGTAGTTGTAGTTGGACTTATTTATGTACAAAGGTGCACAATGATTGTGACGGTCAGTTGCAAACCATTCCCTGATATACGcatcacacacttacacacgcTTGCTTGTGGTGAATacttgaatatttcctgctgcatcagctcactctgactttcacATGTACAAgggagctggcaggaaaaattaCCGGTAaaatcagggaaacaatttgGCCagttgcattcacacatgcagcacaccaGGACAATTTCagaagtattttgttttgtatatgTGTGAAAATACCAAGCCGCACAGCACAATTCAAGCAACATGTAATACTCAGATTTCTGTCTTGGAAAgcttctctgaaaaagaaacgtTCATGATTAAAATCAGAAAATGCTTCTCCTATGGGACTTATTAACCCATTGGACTTATGATCCTGTAAACTCCCTTTTCCGTAATTGTGCTAGCTACCAATGCGTTTTTACCCTAGCAATAATCATTTCAGGAATTTGGGGGTGGAGCTTCTGAAGGGAGGGGAGTTATTGGATGTATTTTTGGGAATGTCTGAATATAGCCAAAATTTCTCAAGAATCACATGTCCAACCTTCAAGGTGTCAGAATGTTTGTCAGAGCTGTTAGGATGACCCCAGCCCAACCTCTATCCCACATTTTAATTTGGTAGAACTAT from Labrus mixtus chromosome 11, fLabMix1.1, whole genome shotgun sequence includes the following:
- the si:dkeyp-84f3.5 gene encoding zinc finger protein 91 encodes the protein MPSAYGQINCIMEKPKSAVASAQLVGESSTFICTECGDGFRQYSSLLVHMAIHGPLESFSFDGSSNGFEIPREYVLQENGTLTVVNGFVQSHSPIKPSSPGVLPSHFPYPPKPVSPTLRPQPIAQRDVIRPRPPDLNMDKSRQGHYRCEICSRSFNSLQSLHRHQQYRNTELGYKCTLCCKIFEGRQDLKKHLHDHTNDRFHCCGHCGKRFLKVDALNTHHKEKHANTKASALGKSESKQGNKLEKSYPCRKCKLSFFWMSDYQAHSLYHCKGKEPTATFSSEIEVHSKNRDTPLENCYNGKSINIKNGDVKVFRDTSEKNALDHSITPYRCGLCGDRFQRLTALKEHHRTHQTQEEIDQLSQESQRTFKRKIPTKGRRRRSSNPNGKLHPCKHCHRVFNHSSSLSRHMRYHKGTMHTCVFCGRHFPQRCDLRRHIAMYHKAELEKKPGLKQLYTNPQNGPEPNSLNGEKITRSPQQKAKSPSANEQTASQEQHPLGKPSGKAGRGNYKCEECGKRFGLLCVYQRHLRYHKKEPCKCPRCPAQFMNSSSLELHLQNHPSTGEANAVGETCHGTDSRGVHAVLKGNQEDIEDDMDTTQNDKANSSEALYECTECTETFLCLETFLQHQTSHGSENNG